AAGGAAAGCGAGGGACCAGCTGAGTCTATCTTTTGGATACTGATATTTTTGATGCTAATGATATTAATTTCGTAGAAGTCAATCTTTTGGGCTATTTTGGAGCCATGAATGGCTATGTTTTCCCAAATGATATGGGAGCAAATGTGCTCGATCCTAACTCTCAAAACTATGTAGACATTGATCCTTCCTTTAACGTAGTAATGTGATGTGACTTGTTTTTCTCAAAAGAAACATAAGGGATATATCCTTGGAGCTAATCCGGATTTGGGACGAGTTATTAGTGGATAGGTTCcggtcccctcccaattgttgttgtgggGGATCAAACAAGAGTGAGGGGTAGCTCAGTTGGTTacttggttagagcttccatcccgaTTCCAGGTAATTATGAGATCGATACTCATCCCCTTCCTTGTGGATCATtcgcaacaatttttttttttccactaTTAaatctaactttttttttcatGTCCAACCTCAAAATACTACTCCCTCAATCACCTTAAGTTTTTTCAATTTAGAATTTTGGTTATTCGCAAATTGAAGACAAGCTTCTTAATTTGTTTTTCCAATGTACATCCGTATAAGGTACAACGTAATCATGTAAAGGTTTAGCTTGTTTAATTTGATTCGTCTTAATGCATTATTTATGAATGTCaaactttataatttttttaaaaacatataattatgaaaaacaattttttaccatctaaaaaatTAAACttgtttttaccacctaaaaatgaaaaaaaaaagatgaaacTGTTATGTGGAGGGTCATAATAACGGTAATATATCTAATATTTTCTCGtcttccacgatttcatgtatttaactctcttctcttcccttaattcattctttttatgaattcacaagatttttttttctctcattAGTtcccaaaattaacaaaattcagTGGAAATGAAGAGAGGAGGGTGAAGGAGTTAAAGAAAATAGTAGAGGGAGTGTATAAAATTGGAGGGAAATTGAATTAGTAAGCCCCGTATAAagatttcatatttttttttgctgTTTTCAGaaggtaaaaaacaagttttaatttttttttaaggtggtaaattataagttttagtttttttaagtggtaaaaaataaattttttgacttttttaggtggtaaaaaataatataatctatatatatatatttgctgaattattagagcgccacataggattactaatggttccGGCCAATGggaaataagatttctaatttatttctgAATttaaaaaatcgattgccacgtagataattaattaggtgccacgtagatattttaattaataataaatctaaaataaaattcatccaaaatcaaacactaatctaaaataaaataaatacaattcaatttaaaatcaaacattattcCAATAGGCATATTTgattaattattagagcgccacgtaggattactaatcggccaatgaaaaataagatttctaatttatttttgaattaaaaaaatggactgccacgtagataattaattaggtgccacatagatattttaattaaattaattactaatatatacaactcgatctaaaatcaaacactctaataattaaaaaataaatctaaaataaaattcatccaaaatcaaacccaaatctaaaataaaataaataaaattcaattaaaatcaaacattaatccaatattagagggccacgtaggaaatctaatggtttcggctaatgaaaaataagaattcaaaattatgaattaaaaaagtcgagtgtcacgtagataaataattaagtgtcacgtaaatatttttattaattaattattaatattacgcatatacaatttcatctaaaaacaaacactctcataattaaaaaaaaatctaaaatgaaattcaatgcaaaatcaaaaactaatctaatctaatctaatatactccctccgtcccggaatacacgcaccggtttgactttttgcactattcacataattcagtttgaccctattttatttctagtatatgaaaacaaaaattagcatataatatattgttggcttcatcttaacatatattttcaaaatattaatatttcataagtttttagaatatgtagttaaagatattggtgatcaaagttgtgcattggcaagcgtgtcgacTCGAACTGGTGcgtgtattccgggacggagggagtacaaaattGGTATATATGtaggatttttatttaaaaataacaatttaatagaatcagtgcatcgcacgggctaaaatctagtgtATATATAAAAAGGGgcatttttgttgaattattaaagcgccacataggaaatctaatgatttttgccaatgaaaaataagatttctaatttatttttgaattaaaaaaaatcgagtTCCACAgagataattaattatgtgccacatagatattttaattaattaattactaatatatacaattccatccaaaatcaaacactctaataattaaataataaatctaaaataaaattcatccaaaatcaaacacttagctaaaataaaatgcaatccaaaatcaaacactaattcaataataGAGCGGcgcgtaggaaatctaatggtttcagccaatgaaagatttcaaaaaaaattttgaCTTAAAAAAGTCGGGTGACACGtacataaataattaggtgtcacgtcgtacataaataattaggtgccacgtagatatttttattaattaattactaatgtTACGCATATAAAACTTCATTAAAAAACAAAtactataataatttaaaaaataaatcaaaaataaaattcaatccaaaatcaaataaaatataacatttggtatatatataggagttttattttaacttaacaatttaatagaattcgtgcatcgcacggtcCTATAAATAAAGGTAAACATTAAAAATGTACATTACCCAACATACACGCCAAAGGAAAATGGCAAGTACTTTTATTTCTAATTTGTTCTCCGTTTCTACTCTCTACATTAGCACATTTAAGTTGTTTTAAAGCATGGAAATTTGTTATACGGAAGcatgtttttctttttattatggaAGTTGAAAGAAATATTTTAACCTTTATTTAATTTGTAGAGATCATTTAATTAGGGTAGCAATTTTTCCTAAGCACGTTACTAATACGAATATTGAAGAGTATTGTTTTCCTACCAAATGGAATTGTCTTGACAATATTGTCAATAACATTAACGTGAAAATGTAAAATGGAGAAAATAAATCATAACTTTTAAATCAACCCGGCCCAACCCAATCACATCTCGAGCCTTTAGAAAATGTAGGGAAATAATAAGGAAAATCTCCACTCTCCGAAGATCCTATTAATAAGATATGAACTTGTAACCTAGTGTACTCATACCGATCACTATACTCtcataaaaataacatttagaTTATTGGGCTATTAACTAAGAGCCAACTTATATACTATTCTGTCATACATATTGTTTCAAACTCCATATGTAATAGGGTActatgtattttttattttttttaccattTCCTCATGTGTAATTGAAAAAAATCATGCATCCTCTCCTCAGGGAGAAAAGTCATAGGAAAAACAATGCATGAAATAACCAAAATAAACAGAGAAACAAGGACCATCAACACATGTAGGACGAGAGGATTAATTATAGTCAAAGAGATTGATTGCAAAACGCTCGAGGCTTTAATTTTGTTGTGCGCAAAATAGAGGCCGTATAATTTGTACTTGTTCGATCATGCAATGCATTATTTGGTGGGAGTTGTATTTATTGACTTCATTTGGAGTTTGACTAGATTTTCCACTTGTCCCATTCATATTGGTCCATTATAGTTGTATATGGTGAAACTTATTTCAAGGGGCCTCCTCTAATAGTGGATGTGATGTCTATTTCTCATACAAAATCTATATTTATGATTCATTTACGATtttaaattttgttaattttttttgggatATCGTTTGAATTTGATGAACATTATTGTACGGAGTGTTGAAGTTTTCAGATTATTTTTTTCgttatttgtaaaaaaaaatgacAAGATATAAAACTACGGAGTCTATGATATTATTATtcgatttttaatttttaatttgtacGATTTAAAAGTCccgaaatataaaatataaaacttttaaaaatataattgatccTACTTATATTAGTCACACtacatttaataaataaataacacaaaggCCTCCTGGCCCTAGATTTTCTTATAATATGCATAACGATGTCTATCACTATCGTGAGTTATCGACTTTTCTGTCTATTGTCCAATATAGCTCTTTTGATGCTAAATCAacttatttttaaatttatttcccttttattttatatggtaattttttttgccaaaGTTTGATCTATATAGTAATTTTTTCCCTTTCAAAAGAATTGTTATCTACACTTTGTTTCAGAAATTGAAACCCCTCAACCGTAGCATTTGAGACgtgtcttcttcttttttttttttttaaatttaaagtagattttttttttaaggtaagaTGAATGATCTTGAATTATAGGGGATATCTTTACCTCCAAAGAGCCCCTAGTGGGGTTTGATATCACAACCATAAGGTTATGAGGCCAAGCCTTTACCACTAGGCTAAGCCTTGCTTGGTAATTTAAAGTAGATGGTTatctttttttaaaacaaactacGGAGATTATATTAACTTATAAAACCAGATTGTTCTTACATAGTAAAAACAAAATACTACTTCTGCTAATAACTACAGCTGAAGTAGGACGGAACTCGGCCCACCAAAAACCAACAAAACTCCTCAACATTTAAGCCCATTCTACCATACTTACAAAAGTTAGTACCTAAATTAAAGGGGATCTCTTGAAGATCAGATTTGAACATATCCTATCCCATAAAACCTAACCTTGAACAACTAGTTGTCATTTTCTTCACGAATCATACTCCTTACTGTCACCACCGAAGCCTTGTCGTTCTCATAGTCACCCATGACTGATAAAGGTGGATCAAAATGAGATTTATGACCCATAGCCATGTCCATTGCAATAGCAGCCAGACCATGCGCCACTAAGTTCTTGAAACGAGGGATGTGACgaaactcaagttgccaatttcCTTTAAGCATCCTACGCACTTCTTCAATAACTGCAACCAGTTCATGGTGAGGGTAGGGGTTTACAGTTGAGGTGTCAAGCATAAAGATCAACGAATCAGCATCAGTCTCCACTTCAAGTTTGTCAATGTCAAAAGTTTTTGCCACAGAGAGGCCTTCCCTTAAAGCCAAAAGTTCAGCAGCTAATGGAGTTTTCGCATTGTATTTGCTTGAGTAACCTAGGAACCAATCGCCATTTTCTTTTCTCAGCACTCCACCTCCATCAGCCTTGTCAATCCCTTTCCAAGCACCATCTGTATTTAGCTTCAGAAATCCAGGAGCTGGGGGTAACCAGGTGAGTGACTTAACAGCTGAATCTTCAACCTTCTCCTTACCCTTTCCTCGTAAGATATAGGATGTTAATTTATAGTCAACAAAAAAGGCTGAATAGAGGGAAAATGCACTTTTCATTTTCTCCTCAAAAACAACAGTGTTTCTGTGTTTTCAAATGTGCCAACACGCAACTGAAAAGACATTCCTCCAGGAttgaggtgaaggaaataatgcccttggtccaagtatgcatataatattaagtctaataaatgcggttcagtattaattaacaagttaataattcagtgagatcaagtgagctgaatgcctagctagaggccgcttcagttcaagtggaattaatgatattaatccacagcttactcttgactgaacccgtagggtcacacaaattgtacgtaaacggatcaagtatttaatggcattaaatactccatctatggatattcggaatcgacggatcttggtttcagtgggagctaagatcgtcacaagcaagaaatgaatactctggaaacgatgatattgccggaaacggaaatatggatcgtatcggaaatatgaatattatccaagtcgtagatgttgtcggaaacggaaacatggtacgtatcggaaaatattaatggaaatggaaatattgccggaatcagaaatattgccggaaacggaaatattgtctgaatcggaaatattattggaatcggaaaataatttcggaaacggaaatattaaatatttgttcgaaacggaaattaattccggaatcggaaatattaaatattgttcgtattggaaataaattccggaaccgggaatttaatcggaagcgcatcgtacgaattagcatcggacgaggcttgctagacgaaggcccatcacgaagccaggcccgcgcccagcaagccgagcgcccaacatggagctgccacagcctcgccaggcccagcgcaaggccaggcccagcaaggcctttggcgcgcgcacgctgagcgtgctgttgggctgcgagcagcgactgctcgtgtgggccgcaaggcctgcacgggtggtgcgatgctcgtggccatacgatgctcatgttcgtaacgaatcctaatcctatcggaattcgtgtattgattaaaatcctaatcctaatagattaaatttattattcagagttcaaataggattctaattaataaatccaaatcctagtaggattataattccttttccatacctctataaataggtgcctagggtcataatttatagacacaattgaagtattcaaaggtaagattttcaagaaaaaccAGCCACTCTCTAACctctatttagccgaaatctatactaccttaagggcgattctagttggtcaagcttaaggcggatccggtcgtgctgtggactatctacggagggacgacacttggagtcctaaagacttgttcttgttcggttcgggcgcagctagggagggcacgcaacaaagtgtatgcatctgaattatgctaaatgattatgtgtgaataatatgtttcttggctttatgatttttccgcatgatttatgttttgtcatatggtatcataacctaacagtggtatcacgagcctcttattattttcataatctaaattgcataaacatggttaaattttacaaatttgcaaagaattaaaaggggtgattaattttcgtaattgttaattaattgcaaattgcgttaatttaattatatgtacgcagtttttcggcagtttcttcgttactcatccaaatcgagtgattttgtgtcaattctgcatgtaaaaggcattctaaaattttgacaaaattagtattttttggccgaacccagaattcccaaattcgaagcctaactatgacttttcggaggttttagtttttcgaacgcaaaagtttgtaaatttaagatgttaaattaaatatttgcgattcttgttgataaatcttgaatctttgattgacctactgtatatgtttaacaagtttgaatgcctagccttgttaattatacaacctaatttgtaattatgattaatttgttgaaattcaaataatttagaattaatttgattttcataattaattaataatttaattaggtaccaatgattaaaaaccaccataaaaattgttaatttgtgttaaattttaaatttttatgacctagatttgaatccatgttaatcggaaattaattgattaataaattttcgatttttcgccctaaaattatgaaattaatatgatttattaatttgtcattaattttggaaataaaagttttaatttttatgcaattcgctcataaaacttgcacgcacaaagcaatggacgctacatgttacccttaaggagtgttgcatagtgcgggcatgcgacgacgagcaagggagctcgtcgcccatgcggtacgaatgcagcgagcaaggcgagtagcacgcgagtacaaggcagcagccctgccttgcgtcgagtgctgcgatgatgcatgggcggatgggcgaagaagcaaggcgagcgagaatggaaggcgcgcgcgcgggcagcgaggggtgcctcgcagcaacgagcgctgcctcgcccagcctcgccaagcaactgctgcgctacgaagcagcgagcgatgctgcaCGCAAGcatggcttggcttgctgcgtttgcgcgtggcagctgctcgttgtagacacctacttttgtccccattcccgaaagggaaggttcgatgatgaaaacataaatctccacttgacaacgcatctcctataaaataacaaatctcaattccccttctcatttcacccgaaacctgctatttatggaaacctgctaaaaatggtaactgccgtaaagggtagttgctaaaagtagtaagattaaaagatagaaacctgtcagaattaggtgttgcactccaacataaaccctaaatgagatagagattacgagagaatcctattcctaatatgattcgaaaataagagtcacgtattaattaaaatcctaacgagcctagagttcgtaacgggcccagacgcattacatcacaaggttaatacgcaccaaataactcggattaagtctcttaatggactccgtactctagagtccaatctgacaaagaattctgcccagaccctattctcaacgcccagccctgggcgccgaaatctttggcgcccagagctgggcgccgaaaatacctgggacggattcttttcctcatccgtttcgtattcaaattcctgaaaatctatctttctacgccactctttcctataaatagacccctaagttcgacgtgaaaaaacacacaacacacaattatattctgagtattgactctaaacccctaagcctaagcctcacgctgcaaaatcgatcacgcgttctgtcgcaatcgatccataaatcgaacagaacgtatcccatcccatagtttgagattcgttaaataaaaggagaagtagcaaagtcaaagtggttaattttctgagaaccgtgacgcacctctcaatggtgcgtcgtaatgtgtcccttttccataggtttaattgctttcctcgcccttttatgaactgttaaactaactaaaatctgattgttcgatcacgcttaataaatatgatatttttgggaaaatggattatcatgctaggtcccttaaaacaatctaaatcagataatcgcgctcgatctagtactatatgttgcatattattaaaatcaactcagattagtttaatagttaacgcatgtcccttcaattattcatgctgagctagtaaggatatcctgcctctggagttatcgaagagcgagtactcctctcggtagttacagccccccgaaccctcaatctctaccctgcgggtgtacgttaagcgttccccaccaccagggatcacaagggaacctacggccgtcttggtcaaacataattgcactccctttatgtcacgataaccgggttttgtcagtttttctcattgtcgttaaaaactgaatggcgactcctatattactagtcaattggatgtaaactcacaggatatccaattacacttgatttgacaaaaagaagcgtcacacccacgagggacgaggtcacgcattagcctcgtgctttttcgaccccctcacagtggcgactccactggggatagtgaaggaaatactcatacttgtaggtaatcaaaatagccgaagggtgaaacgatcctaccccgcgtttatttcccaatcaagttgggacgacctgaaaatcagcatattaatgtgaacggacagaaccgcataacgaatcttggctcccttggtgtttcatcttgggagttgggactaaggatacccatcgccaaccggggggtgcatacgcttcgaatgttgtccactcggaactttcgctagtagtacacccgtcccaaacccaatcgctcactcattaggtccctctcgcctgcatgcccccttggcttgcacttgcgggttggcctcttgagcgaaattcgtctgctgaagacactacctcgaccggggcatgtgttggatctacgatagaagcggtaccaagccaggcgcaaataactacccatataagcctatcataaactacatgacatgttattattgcctcatgatggaatgttagttatgtgtagcgaaatatatgattatgtgtgacaaactatcctagaaaaaccaacgaccttaaaaattgcccaaacattcataaaccaatttgccaaagagttataccgaaatacgtgttccgcaaacccgaacgatcgccacaaaaataagcgacgctcgggatggcctgtaacgaatcccacaaacgctgcacaacgcgtaaggacgttactaggcaagcacgctaaatcgaagtcgcataaacaaagtagacgcaaacagaaaacgagaaccagccagtaGGGGTGTTCAAAATTACCCGACCCGCAATACCCGACCCGCTGACCCGTCGACCCGGTTCAAAATTACCGGGTAGTAAAATCAAAATATCTAAAATTACCGGGTCATGGGTCAGCCGTTTGTGCTTGTCGGGTACCCAAAAACCCGCAtaactatttttttaaaaattttccTGGGTATTTATCAGTGAGTTAGGGTTTCATCACTCAAAATGTCTACAGCCGCTTATGTTTCTCCTTCGTCCTGCTACCTCCcttcttttttctctctcaCTAATCATACACCCTAATCTATGCGACTATGCATGTGTCACTGCCATTATTGCCTCATCGTTTCCAAACGAGTCACTCACGATCTGTGGCCACTGCACCAGTTCACCGGATATACCTATTTTTTGTGGTGGTGGAGAGAACAGGCACGATCCATGGTTGATGGAGTTTTTGCTGTTTATAAAATTAGTAGGCATTGATGTTGGGGGTATTTGGTAAGTATAGGAGGAGAAATGAAAGTTCTTATTTTGGGCATACATGGATTATACTCCGTAATCTATAATTTGTAATAATAAGTCATAGTTCTTTTGTAAATTGTAATACAAGCACCATTAAGTCAATAGTTTTTGGCGTTGATATTCATATGCCTTTCTTTCTTCACTTTTGTTAGGATTATTTGATTTGATATCTTTAACTCTGTTTTAATAATCTGCAAGTTAACTGATTATTATTCAGTATGATTTCTGcagtattataattttttttttaatacagaAGGGATCTTAAGAAAAAAGAAGTGAAAAACGTTAATTCTTCCGGGTACCCTTGACCCGACCCGCGAAACACGGGTACCCGGGTACCCGTGTTTCGCGGGTCGGGTCATGGGCCGCATTTTCAACTACACGATAAAGAGGGTACCCGCTTTTTCGGGTACCCGAAAAGCCGGGTACCCggtaatgaacacccctaccagccagggacgcattatcaacgcccctggctgggcgccagaatttctcacgcccttcgctgggcgctgaagttgctgcttggccttcgggtcaggcgcagcagcctcggtgcccgcgcaaaaggaaaatacgtagcaaaaaaaaacgttcgtaaaaagaattgctacgagggcgtaagaaaagcactcgattctaaaagcgactcaaaaaaaaaaagaataactctttgcgtcgttgttaggcctcctacgacgacaatgttcggcaccaaaaccgaacatgctaataattatgaatgtcacacgggcaagtgtttcgaaaatccaaagaatgaccaaagaaagaactaaaaagtgtaccaataaaagaaagagtgaaaaaccaatagagagagtcgaagtctagactaagtaatacttgaaactttggggcctaaactttagcttatcttatgcataggactagtcctgccacttggtgccgatcgggaaatcaaaggttagtacgtctcgaagatatatcgccaacaccaggtttagtgactccaagctccgtccgtcattccCCATTTCAAGAACCTCCGCTCCCCCAAACTCGATTCGtaccctcaaacatgtctatAGAAGAGCTACAGAACCAAATAACCCAAATGACCCTGCTCGTGAaccaactaaaaatggaaaacgaatccttagcggctgcgcaagccaaacatttTGCATTACTGGTCATTTGGCCTCCTGAAACCGAATTagcccaaaaattcattgacaatctgGACCCAACTTACAcacaacatcttagatacttgagccttgataccttcaagagaATTTATGatatgggaataaagatcgaggatgaccccaTAAAAATAGTACAAAGCAAACCTGCATACAAGAGTAGCACCTACCGCAGGGGCCCCATGCCCAAAAGGTCCATGCtgtaacccgaaggagcccgggaaggtggacccgaagtcgaaagtttgccccactcgggtcgactctagtacaagctttccaaagactaaccaatcagggaaaactaaggcccataggccccacacccgaccctccagtCAAAAATAAGtactgggtcgagggcgctcgctgcgagttccatcaagggaatgggcatgatactgaaaactgctggaatctaaaaaacacaatccaggatatgatagaggatgaaataacaCCTCCccccaacgttggcaaacccaacaacaacaagagcccactcgactcttgtcacatctctctcgacctaccagaaaatgagaacttcgaccctacggtgtacattacacctcaaggtgcaccactcgctgtggtccctatggatcaaatcgagagagaagtgtgcagtgtgtgggatgataatgctgaagatgtctacctgtctcaaatatcgggccaggacctctttactgagaCTTGGCCCAAATCTGAAATTTCCCATgattgtcatactttggatgaggcacctcacctcaccaagaccaaaacagctgaaatattggacaaccaggctttatggacattgtttaaggaatcgaggcctatggaggacgagactgtgatgactaacctagctttacaagatgaaggtttcgatccaacccggttaatcgctcctgcatcaacactgggagagatcgagaacggatgggtgaagacatatcagtgggtcaatgcaaaaggaatagaattcaagatgagtaccggtgaaggaccaaagttttacgagactaaacccaaggcttgagccacctAGAGCACCTtgataaaaagcgcctagtagttctttagattggtagaaaaataataaagactttagatggtcctaagaccccttagaatataggtcaagtttatttcagtgtgttttccttactttccaaaggcgtaatattcctcctaagaaactttatttctaacactaaaaaagcaccaaacgtacttacaaataggcggcccactctaggcccaataaaacaaggcccactcggccttgaATCGTGAtatcgaaattcatcaaaccccaaaagagaaccacattatcatattaccaaaacatgagggtctaacccacttaacccaaagaaatcaaaaagaaatcaaattcaaacaatacaaagtttgctcaagaaaaaaaactcataaaaaatagacaccgcaccccgcatcaacacgcacctcagcccatcCAAAAGCCTATACAagaatcttcatatcttccacacactaaccccattctcaaaactgtttcgagtcacgaatagaaaaaaataatccggacaaaaatgcaactcacactaacagtcaaaaaagtctccgaagtagcctcaaaattgattttaaatacgagtaaaaatc
This Spinacia oleracea cultivar Varoflay chromosome 6, BTI_SOV_V1, whole genome shotgun sequence DNA region includes the following protein-coding sequences:
- the LOC130463514 gene encoding uncharacterized protein — protein: MKSAFSLYSAFFVDYKLTSYILRGKGKEKVEDSAVKSLTWLPPAPGFLKLNTDGAWKGIDKADGGGVLRKENGDWFLGYSSKYNAKTPLAAELLALREGLSVAKTFDIDKLEVETDADSLIFMLDTSTVNPYPHHELVAVIEEVRRMLKGNWQLEFRHIPRFKNLVAHGLAAIAMDMAMGHKSHFDPPLSVMGDYENDKASVVTVRSMIREENDN